In one Lolium rigidum isolate FL_2022 chromosome 3, APGP_CSIRO_Lrig_0.1, whole genome shotgun sequence genomic region, the following are encoded:
- the LOC124695375 gene encoding wall-associated receptor kinase 4-like, with the protein MPMAPLTLPSLTRQEAGSSGSQRLAAGLATPGLLPASGLATQPLQPASPVLQLQQQHGTATVGLQQQPGSVQPTSPRVHEQLPDTLLATQQQPGTPSSLAAWQQPDTLLAAQQQPGTPSSLAAQQQPDTLLAAQQQPASLHEEHHHPASSATATPTEASPPRSGSMQGATPPPTPASNDSAPASSATSPRSTSPSPVPTLEQPRPTFIPPVVQPTVRRSGRYALAEDGTGVTDEDVMQRAMRRKAEINLDTAGTKHPSKSSALGVSLGNTSDEISVSVDVLRQTELDRLTVVPKVSTGPETSVIVDDEEDDILDGQLLSAIIGNISEVDLEHSELSSVYDLKASARGSRSSAGKKSPVGEVRQGRYERSASAHTIYSDTDGDATVPPPPPMTRSTLSARARALGTTAAALMLTLVACAAPSRPPAVGLPGCVTSCGDVEVPYPFGIGPANCSLPGFNLTCVDGRGRGQGSPRLLLGVGDLEVKGIGLKSALMTVVYSGGIEMSGSDALEGRGTLFGGLPDDGPYRLAGDNQLTVLSCNTAATVRNGNVTMSGCFTFCHEGWNLELASGCNGMGCCRAPIVTNPREEAEGMLVYGGSYDVEIKWFGFDHTADLQLAPVHVLVAAQGWFDQHFGSDVLFDNPPNLARMPVPVILEWEVVGDAAVPDTDGDPTRECGRTGRRRGYTCSCSYGYQGNPYLPDGCKDTDECEDPAKKGCFGRCTNKNGTFECVCPPGTQGDPHMPGGCVNSSTVTGAYIVIGVAIGAGLILSALSVVFISNKLKHRRAKMLKWKFFEQNRGRLLQQLVSQRADIAERMIIPLEELEKATNNFDKSRELGGGGHGTVYKGILSDKHVVAIKKPKKVIQKEIDEFINEVAILSQINHRNVVKLYGCCLETEVPMLVYEFISNGTLYDHLHAQGPSSLSWDNRLRIATETAGSLSYLHSTASVPIIHRDIKSGNILLDDSLTSKIADFGASRYVPIDRSGVTTMVQGTRGYLDPMYFYTGRLTEKSDVYSFGVMLVELLTRKKPFSYLSSEGEGLVVDFATLYAEGNLSQILDPQVMEEEDQNVQKVAALAVECIKLRREDRPTMKQVESTLGSIQSDKQHVPDTTLDNAHGDGIAMNYPSAADGSDESARRYSMEEEFMLSSRYPR; encoded by the exons atgccgatgGCGCCGCTGACTCTACCTTCGTTGACGCGGCAGGAGGCCGGGTCATCGGGGTCGCAGCGGCTAGCTGCGGGTCTGGCCACGCCGGGTCTGCTGCCGGCGTCGGGGCTGGCTACGCAGCCGCTGCAGCCGGCGTCGCCGGTTTTGCAGCTGCAGCAGCAGCATGGCACGGCCACGGTGGGGTTGCAGCAGCAGCCGGGTTCGGTACAGCCGACCTCGCCGAGGGTGCACGAGCAGCTGCCGGACACGCTGCTCGCGACGCAGCAGCAGCCGGGCACACCGTCGTCACTCGCGGCGTGGCAGCAGCCGGACACGCTGCTCGCGGCGCAGCAGCAGCCGGGCACGCCGTCATCTCTCGCGGCGCAGCAGCAGCCGGACACGCTGCTCGCGGCGCAGCAGCAGCCGGCCTCGCTGCATGAGGAGCACCACCATCCGGCCTCGTCGGCCACAGCCACGCCTACGGAGGCATCTCCACCGCGGTCAGGATCGATGCAGGGGGCTACACCGCCTCCTACCCCTGCATCGAATGACTCGGCGCCAGCCTCGTCGGCGACTTCTCCGCGCTCGACTTCACCTTCGCCGGTTCCCACCTTGGAGCAGCCTCGTCCCACTTTTATCCCACCTGTTGTTCAGCCGACGGTGCggaggagtgggaggtatgcGCTCGCAGAGGACGGGACCGGGGTCACGGACGAGGACGTCATGCAGAGGGCCATGCGACGTAAGGCGGAGATTAAtctcgacacggcaggtactaaaCATCCGTCCAAGTCTAGTGCCCTTGGGGTCTCATTGGGTAATACATCCGATGAGATCTCGGTTTCGGTTgatgtgttgagacagacggaaCTTGATCgtttaacggttgttccgaaAGTTTCCACTGGGCCTGAAACGTCCGTGATAgtagatgatgaagaggatgacatcctagatggtcagcttctctcggctatCATTGGCAATATCTCAGAAGTAGACTTAGaacactcggagcttagttcaGTCTATGATCTAAAAGCTTCAGCACGTGGTTCTCGGTCTTCAGCTGGAAAGAAGTCTC CGGTAGGTGAGGTGAGGCAGGGCCGATACGAGCGCTCGGCATCGGCCCATACGATATACTCCGACACGGACGGCGATGCTAcagtaccaccaccaccaccaatgacGCGAAGCACACTCTCTGCACGAGCTCGAGCTCTAGGGACGACGGCGGCAGCACTGATGCTGACGCTGGTGGCCTGTGCAGCACCGAGCCGACCACCCGCCGTAGGGCTGCCCGGCTGCGTCACGTCGTGCGGGGACGTGGAGGTGCCGTACCCGTTCGGCATAGGCCCGGCCAACTGCTCCCTGCCGGGGTTCAACCTGACCTGCGTCGACGGCAGAGGCAGAGGCCAGGGCTCCCCAAGGCTGCTCCTCGGCGTCGGCGACCTTGAAGTCAAAGGAATCGGCCTCAAAAGCGCCCTCATGACAGTCGTCTACAGCGGCGGCATAGAGATGAGCGGGTCCGACGCCCTCGAGGGCCGCGGCACCTTGTTCGGCGGCCTTCCGGACGACGGACCCTACAGGCTGGCGGGCGATAACCAGCTCACCGTGCTGAGCTGCAAcacggcggcgacggtgaggaaCGGCAACGTCACCATGAGCGGCTGCTTCACCTTCTGCCATGAAGGCTGGAACCTTGAGCTGGCCAGCGGATGCAACGGCATGGGTTGCTGCCGCGCGCCCATCGTCACCAAcccgcgcgaggaggcggaggggaTGCTGGTCTACGGCGGCTCCTACGACGTGGAGATCAAATGGTTCGGTTTTGACCACACCGCTGACCTGCAGCTAGCTCCCGTGCACGTGCTGGTGGCGGCGCAGGGATGGTTCGACCAGCACTTCGGCTCCGACGTGCTCTTCGATAATCCGCCCAACCTCGCAAGGATGCCAGTTCCAGTGATACTGGAGTGGGAGGTCGTTGGGGACGCCGCCGTACCGGACACCGACGGCGACCCAACAAGAGAATGCGGCCGAACAGGGCGTAGACGAGGCTATACATGCTCCTGCAGCTATGGTTACCAAGGCAATCCCTACCTCCCCGACGGTTGTAAAG ACACTGACGAGTGCGAGGATCCGGCAAAAAAAGGCTGCTTCGGTCGATGTACAAACAAAAATGGAACATTTGAGTGCGTCTGCCCGCCTGGTACCCAGGGCGACCCCCACATGCCCGGTGGATGCGTCAATTCTTCCACGGTCACAG GTGCATATATCGTTATTGGAGTTGCTATTGGGGCAGGACTCATACTTTCGGCTCTCAGTGTTGTCTTCATTTCCAACAAACTGAAACATAGGAGAGCAAAAATGTTGAAGTGGAAATTCTTCGAGCAAAATCGGGGGCGACTGTTGCAACAGTTGGTTTCACAGAGAGCTGATATTGCAGAAAGAATGATCATACCCTTGGAAGAGCTGGAGAAAGCAACGAATAATTTTGATAAATCCCGTGAGCTCGGTGGTGGAGGGCATGGTACAGTCTACAAAGGGATTTTATCAGACAAGCATGTCGTCGCTATCAAGAAACCGAAAAAGGTGATACAAAAGGAGATTGATGAGTTCATCAATGAGGTTGCCATCCTATCACAGATCAATCATAGAAATGTGGTGAAACTCTATGGTTGCTGCCTGGAGACAGAAGTCCCGATGTTAGTCTACGAATTCATATCCAATGGAACCCTTTATGACCACCTTCATGCCCAGGGCCCAAGTTCGTTGTCATGGGACAATAGGTTGCGGATTGCAACTGAGACTGCCGGATCTCTGTCATACCTTCACTCAACAGCTTCTGTACCAATCATTCACAGAGATATCAAATCTGGTAACATACTTTTGGACGATTCTCTTACATCAAAGATAGCAGACTTCGGTGCTTCAAGATATGTTCCAATCGATAGGTCAGGTGTAACAACAATGGTACAAGGTACAAGAGGGTATTTGGACCCTATGTACTTCTACACAGGGAGACTCACAGAGAAAAGTGATGTTTATAGCTTTGGAGTTATGCTGGTAGAATTGCTGACTAGAAAAAAGCCATTTTCATATTTGTCTTCTGAAGGAGAGGGCCTTGTTGTGGATTTTGCTACCTTGTATGCTGAAGGAAATTTGTCACAGATATTAGATCCACAAGTTATGGAGGAGGAAGACCAAAATGTACAAAAAGTCGCTGcacttgcagtagaatgtataaaGTTAAGACGGGAGGACCGTCCAACAATGAAACAAGTGGAGTCAACACTTGGAAGCATTCAATCAGACAAACAACATGTTCCAGATACTACCTTGGACAATGCACATGGCGATGGTATCGCAATGAATTATCCATCAGCTGCAGATGGAAGTGATGAATCGGCCAGAAGATATAGTATGGAAGAGGAGTTCATGTTATCTTCCAGGTATCCTCGGTAG